The stretch of DNA GAGACCGGCGCGCAGAGTACGCCCGCGGCGAGGAGGAGCGCGGCCACCATGGGGATGAGGACGACCAGCAGCGCGGTGGTGGTCGTGCGGCGCAGCCCGGTGAGCACTGCATCGGTCAGCCGCGCCGGGCGCCTTCGGGGCGCAACCGCATCGGTCATGGCGTGCCGTCGGGTGCGCTGAGAGCGGTCTCGAGGTACCGGGAGGTGGCCGCGTAGGCGCGCTCGATGCGCTCGGCAGTCCGGCCGAAGCTGCGGTACCGCAGCTGCCGCAGAGTGGCTGTGCCCTCCTCGGGGCCCGAGCCCGAAGGCAGCACGCGGACCGTAACGCCGGGCGGCAGGTCCGCCATGTCGCGGGCGAACCGGTGTCTGCGAGCGATCTCGAACGCCACCAGTGCCACCTGCCAGGGAGCCCGCGGCGGGGAGAGGGCTCGCTCGACACGGCCGACCTGCAGGACGTAGACCTCGGTCGCGCCGAGGGCCACTGCGCGGCCGACGGGGATGCTGTTGACCAAGCCGCCGTCGACGAAGTGCTCGCCGTTGAGCCGGACGGGCGGCAGCAGCCCGGGCACTGCGCACGAGGCGAGTACCGCGTCCACCAGCGGCCCGGCGGCGAACCAGTGCTCGGCGGCCCGTTCGATGTTCGCCGCGACGCACTGGAACGGCAGGGCCAAACCCTCGATATCAGTCACCGGAAGGTGGGAGGAGAGCAATTCTCGCAGCGGCGTGGGGTGGTACAGGTGAGTGCCACTGCGCACGGCGGTGCTCAGCCGCCCGAGCAGCGACCCGGAGAATACGCCGGCGCGCCCAAGGCCGGTCCACAGGTCAGCGAGCTGGGTTACCGACGCCCGCGACGGGTCGGCCGCGACGGCGGCGCCGTTGATCGCGCCAACCGAGGTGCCGACGACGAGGTCCGGGTGCACGGCGGCGGCGAAGAGCGCCTTGAGCATGCCAACCTCGTAGGCGCCGAGTGCACCGCCGCCGCCCAGCACGAAGGCACGGGTCGGCGGGCGGGTGGGCCGGCTGTCCTCCATGGCCGAAGGGTGCCCCGACACGGCGCCGCCAACCAGCAAGGGACCCGTCACCGACCACGGCCTGCTGGTCCTGCGCGCCGACTCCGCGTCCTACGCGAGCGCCGATGGCTACCGGGCCGCGGCGGTCCCACAAGTCGGGACCCACCGCCGCGGCCCGCTCCTCCTGAGCAGCTCGCCCGATTGCGGGCGGAGCGAGGGCGGGACGGTTCCTGCAGTCCGCCCGATCGCCCAGCCCCTCCCGATTACGTGGACCACCGGACTGTGCGGCTTTCAGGCATGGTCCGGCAGCGGGACACAGGCGGAAATGGGGAGCTGCAGGCCAAGATCACAGCTGGAGCGATGCATTGTGGGAGGCAAGGGCTTCGGGGCACCGGAAGTGGACGAAGATGATCTTGCCTCCGTGTTTAACCGGAGCAACGGTCACTCCGCCTCCGTACAGCTTGGCGAGGTCGACAACCGTGCGTAGCCCCTCGCCTGCGTCCGCGCGCGTTGTGGGTGGAATGTGTGGGTCACGGTCCGCGACACCGACCACCAGGTAATCGGCACCTACCGTAATAACGACTTGTGCGCTGGGAGAGCGATCACCTGTGTGCCTCACCACGTTCGTGACCAACTCGCTGACGACCAGCAGCACCGCGTCGACCAGAGCGGAACCTGGCGCCACTTCCCACTCCGCGAGCGCCGCCTGCGTGGAGACGCGTGCCTGATGAACCGATGCCGGCTCCGTCGGCACGCTGAAGACGCGGCGGCACGGGCCCAGAGGTAGTACCTGCGTCTCGGCCGTCGTCGCTCGGCTGGACCACCTCATGACGCCTCCCATGACCGGAGTGCCTGTCGGACCGCCTGAACCGCGTAAAGAGACCCGGCGGCCAGGGGGATTCAGGCCAATGCCTCCTATTCACGGTGGCCTACCAGCGGCCATGACTATAAAAGCGGGCATTATTCGCATACCCGCTATACGTGCGGCCGTACTCAGCTTGGACGCCTAACGACAGTGGCGAGTGCACGCCCGCCCGCCTTGCCGCTACACCCCGATGTAGGCGACCACGGCGATGGTCCTACAGGGCGGTGACGCAGTTGCCGCCGGGCTGCTCCTTGAGCGCCCCAGCGATGTCGTCGCCGCTGATCGGGCGACTGGTGTGCCACTTCCCGGCCGCAGCCCGGGCGCTGGCGACCTGCCGGGCAGGCAAGGACATTGCCGAACGGCTCAACGACCAGCAGACCGCCGAGCTGCCCGGACCCGGTCCGGCCTCCCGGCGAGCGGCTCCAGCGGCAATATTCGACACCGGCGACCTCCTGGCCCGTTGTGCGACTCCTACGCCGGTGCACCGCCTCGAGCGACAATTCCGGCAGCGACACCACCGGGCCGCCCGCGCACAGCACCGCGTCTGTTAGGCCCATCGGGGTGATCCTGCCGACGCGCCCGACCGGTTCGCGGAGTGCGTACGACTGGCGCACGATTGATCCCGGACGGGACAGCAACGCCTCACTGTGGTGTCCGAATCTCACCGGGCTGGACCGCCGACGATCGAACCCCGCGACCGGGGCGAACGAAGGAATCCAGAGCATGGCGTTGCCCGTTCTCTCCACCTTGCGCGATCAAGCGGGGCGGCTTGCGCTCCAGGCCGCGGGCCGGCTGACCACTCCGCTCCTGCCCGATGACTATCTGGCGCTGCTCGACCCCCTCCTGTCGGCCAGGTGGCCGGCCGGGCGGGTGCAGGCCATGCTGCAGGAGACCCCGGAGGCCACGACCCTGGTGATCCGGCCGGGGCGCGGCTGGTCCGGACACCGGCCGGGGCAGTACGTGCCGGTCGGGGCCGAGATGGACGGGGTGCTCACTTGGCGTACGTACACGATCTCCTCCGCCCCCGGGCGGCGGCCCGGAGAGCCGTTCGCCATCACCGTGAAGGCGCTTCCGGGCGGCCGGGTCTCGACGCACCTGGCACGCCGCGTGCGCCCTGGCACCGTGCTGCGGCTCGGCCCGGTCCAAGGGGAGTTCGTCCTGCCGGCCGGGGCGCTGCCCGGGAAGGTGCTGATGCTTACTGCCGGCATCGGCGTCACGCCGGTGATGAGCATGCTGCGCGCCCTTGCCCGGTCCGGGGGTCACGCCACGGCGGACGTGGATGTGGTGATGGTGCACAGTGCGCCGGACGCCGAACGCACCGTCTTCGGGGCGGAGCTGCGCGCACTGCACGCCGCGCTCCCGTGGTTCCGGTTGTACGAGCACCGCACCCGCCCTGCCGGGCACCTCACGGTGGGCCGACTGTCCGCACTGTGCCCCGACTGGCGCGAGCGGGACACCTGGATGTGCGGCCCCGAGGCGATGCTCGACTCCTTCCAGCAGCATTGGCAGCGCGAAGGCAGCGGGCACCGGCTCCGCCTCGAACGCTTCCGCCCTTTGGCACTGCTTCCCCCGGCCCGCGCGGGCGCGCCCGGCCGAGTGCGCTTCCTCCGCAGCGACGTCGAGACGGACGCGGGTCCGGACACCCCGCTGCTCGACATCGGCGAGGCCGCCGGAGTCCTCATGCCGAGCGGCTGCCGTATGGGCATCTGCTTCAGCTGCGTGAGCCCCCTCGTGGCGGGGCGGATCCGTGACCTGCGTACCGGCGAGGTCTCCGGCGAGCCCGGCGACCTCGTCCAGACCTGCGTGTCGGCCGCCGCGGGCGCCGTTGCCCTCGACCTGTGAGACCCGCGAGATCTGCGCGGCCCGTTCACACAGCCACCGTACCGAGAGAGTGAGAGGCGATCCCATGACCCTGCACGCCGTCCGATCCATCGCCCCGGAGGCCCTCGTCGACGTGGAATCCTTCGGCCGCGAGCTGGACGCCCTCCGCCGCGAGGTCCTCGCCGAACGCGGGGCCGAGGACGTCCGCTACATCCGCACCCTCATCGCCGTGCAGCGCGGCCTGGAG from Streptomyces sp. 6-11-2 encodes:
- a CDS encoding patatin-like phospholipase family protein gives rise to the protein MEDSRPTRPPTRAFVLGGGGALGAYEVGMLKALFAAAVHPDLVVGTSVGAINGAAVAADPSRASVTQLADLWTGLGRAGVFSGSLLGRLSTAVRSGTHLYHPTPLRELLSSHLPVTDIEGLALPFQCVAANIERAAEHWFAAGPLVDAVLASCAVPGLLPPVRLNGEHFVDGGLVNSIPVGRAVALGATEVYVLQVGRVERALSPPRAPWQVALVAFEIARRHRFARDMADLPPGVTVRVLPSGSGPEEGTATLRQLRYRSFGRTAERIERAYAATSRYLETALSAPDGTP
- a CDS encoding ATP-binding protein, whose amino-acid sequence is MRWSSRATTAETQVLPLGPCRRVFSVPTEPASVHQARVSTQAALAEWEVAPGSALVDAVLLVVSELVTNVVRHTGDRSPSAQVVITVGADYLVVGVADRDPHIPPTTRADAGEGLRTVVDLAKLYGGGVTVAPVKHGGKIIFVHFRCPEALASHNASLQL
- a CDS encoding ferredoxin reductase, whose translation is MALPVLSTLRDQAGRLALQAAGRLTTPLLPDDYLALLDPLLSARWPAGRVQAMLQETPEATTLVIRPGRGWSGHRPGQYVPVGAEMDGVLTWRTYTISSAPGRRPGEPFAITVKALPGGRVSTHLARRVRPGTVLRLGPVQGEFVLPAGALPGKVLMLTAGIGVTPVMSMLRALARSGGHATADVDVVMVHSAPDAERTVFGAELRALHAALPWFRLYEHRTRPAGHLTVGRLSALCPDWRERDTWMCGPEAMLDSFQQHWQREGSGHRLRLERFRPLALLPPARAGAPGRVRFLRSDVETDAGPDTPLLDIGEAAGVLMPSGCRMGICFSCVSPLVAGRIRDLRTGEVSGEPGDLVQTCVSAAAGAVALDL